DNA sequence from the Chloroflexota bacterium genome:
CACCTGATAGTCGTCACGGAGACGACATCCGGCTGGCCATCTCCATCCAGGTCCCCAATAGCCACCGTCCTGACGTAATCACCGAGGGTGCCGACGGTGTTGGAGAACCACTCACCCGCAAAGGGTGAGCCGTCATTCTGCCACGCCACCACCTGACCTCCCCCATCTCCGGAGACGACATCCAGCCGGCCGTCTTGGTCAAGATCGGCCGCGGCTACCGAATAGACGTAACCGCTCACATGGCCGATCACGTTACAGGAGCCAAAAGAGATGGGGTGACCCAGCGCGCGAAAGTCGACATGGAGCGTCAGGTTTCCACCGGCCTGGATCGACTGAGGGGCCTTGGCATGCAGCGACCTCGCCTGGTCAGAAGCGGCAGCAATAAGCACACCATCGGTGCCGGAGCCATAATCGGCAACCTCGATGTAATAAGTGGTACCAGAGGTCACCCAAAAAGCCGTCCGAGAGAGCAGGCCCGTCCCGCTGTCGTCGTCGCAAGCCACGTTGGTAAGCGCCCCGCGAGTGCCGGTCCAAACCGCCAAGACGGTATCGTAGTCACTCCCCTCGGTATCAGCGACCAGGACGCCGTCTGCCGATGCTGTGAACTGCCACCAGACCGTGTTCTCTCCCGGATCGCGAGGGCCGCATGGTAGGATGGGATCATCGCCCGCCGTGGTCGCGCCGGTGGTATCCATAGTATCCGTGAAAGGTAAGCTGGTGATCACCGTGGCGCTGTCGAAATCGTCGCTGCCAGCAGCCGGTGCCAAAGCTGGAGCGCCCTTCACACCAGCCTGGGCCGCCGGTTGTCCCACCAGGAGCAGCACAATCGCGGCCATGAGCACCATACGAAGAGGCAAAGCGCTTTTCATCTTTACCCTCCTTTGCTGCGACTACGTCATGGAACTATCGAACGGAAGGTTTTTCTCCAAGAAATCGACCGCCACACCTCATATAGCAGAGGATTCCTCGTCGACGATATGATCGCCGGAGCCCCAAAGAGGACAAGACTAGCGGAGTAAGCGGCCGCCACCTCTGATTCAAACGGGGACAATGTTGTTACGTGTAAAGGCCACCTCCCACCATCACAAATCGTGGCCATCACAACGCAATTATAGCACGCGCAATACGCGCGCACAAGCATTAAGAAAGTGAGGCGGCGTATCCAAAATGGGGGGGATTTCGCCAGGCTCGTCGCAAGCCCACAGAGGAGATGCGGAGAGACCTCCCTCCGCCCAAATACCCTTTTCCCGCCTTGCATGCCCTTTCCCGGCCTGATTCGGGCGGGCAACAAACCCGGACGCCGAGGGTCACCCCGGCCTCCCGATCGGAGCGGGGACCGGTCGCCCCCCGGAGCCATCGAGACCCCGGGGGGCTGTTCAGTCGCCTCAATCCCCGGATCGGGATACAGGGTCCGGCTTGTCTGCGGTGCGATTGGCCTTTCGCCCGTGACGCCGGCGCTCAGTGTGGGGATCCGTCGGGGACTTATCCCTTGACGCTGCCGGCCGTCAAACCGGCGATCATGAAGCGCTGGCCGTAGATGTAGAAGATGACCACCGGCAGCGAGATGAGCAACGAGGCCGCCATCAACATGCCCCACGGATAGATGTCGCCATAGATGGCCTGGGCCATGCCCACGGGCAACGTCATCAGCCGCTCGCTGGTGATAAAGACGAAGGCGAAGAGGAACTCCTTCCACGCCGAGGTGAAGGAGAACAGCGTCACGGCCAGAAGCGCCGGCGCCGTCAGGGGAAGCGTCACCCGGATGAATGCCTGCAGCCGCGTGGCGCCATCCACCATGGCCGCGTGCTCCAAATCCTCCGGGATGGAGCGGTAGTACCCCATCAACAGCCAGGTGGCGAACGGCATCATGAAGGTGGGATACGTGGCGATCAACGCCTGCAGCGTATTGATCAGGTGCAATTCGGTCAGGATCTTATACAGGGGGATGAACATCAGCGCGCCCGGCAGCAGATAGGTGATCAGCAGGATCGTCGTCATCGCCTCCGCGCCGCGGAAGCGCAGCCGGGCCAGGGCATAGGCCCCCAACCCGGAGAAGGTGACGGACAGCACCGTCGTGCTCAGCGTGACGATCACGGAGTTCTTAAACCACACCAGGAACGGCTCCTCATAGAACAGCCGCTGGAACTGCTCCGTGGACCAGGGCCGCGGCCAGAAAATGCTCGTACGCTGCCCGATCTGCAGCTCCGTTTTGAACGCCGTGATGACGATCCAATAGAAGGGGAAGAGGATGAAAGTGAGCAGCAGCACCATCGCGATGCCCCTGCCCACCGCCCCCCACCGTCGCGTCTGCCTGAGGCTGCGCGGCTGCGTGCCAGCGCCCCAGACCCGCGCCAACGCGCTGATGCCCCGCACGGCCAGGGCAATCGGCAGGGCCACGATCCGCCCGATCGTCCCGATCAACCACCCGATCGAGTCGATCACGCGATCCTGCCAGGTGATCCCCAACTCCTCCGCGGCCACATCGCGCCGCATATAGCGGGACAGAAGCAGGATCAAAAAGGCCAACACGGGGGTCAAGCTGAACGCAACGGCCGTGCCAGGGCCGAACCGCAGGCCGCGAATGGCCAGCTCATACGCCATGATCGAATAGACCCGGGTGGCGCCGCCAGGCCCGCCGCTGGTCAGCAGATAGATGGTCTCGAAGTTATTGAACGTCCAGATCGTGGAAAGCAGCGTCGTCACCGCGATCACGTACCGCAGGCCGGGGAGCGTGATATTCACGAATCGATCCCAGGCGTTCGCCCCGTCCACCTCCGCCGCCTCATATAGCTCCCTGTCGATGGCCTGGAGCCCGGCCAGAAAGTTCACCGTGAAGAAGGGAATGCCAGCCCAGACGTTCACCAGGATCACACACGGCATGGCCAGCTTCGGATCGGCCAGCCACGAGAGGGGCTTGTCGATGAGCCCCAACATCTGGAAGATCGGGTTCAAGCCGCCGAAAAGCGGATCGTAAATGGATTTCCAGGATAAGGCCTGTACGACGGAGGGGATCACCCACGGCAGCAGGACCATTCCGGTCAAGACGTTCCGGAAGCGCTGCTGGGCGTTGAGCAGCAGGGCCGCACACAGGCCCGCCACGAACTTCAGAAAGATGGCCCCCCCGGTGAAGACGAAGGTATTGTGCACTGCCTGCCGGAAGAACGGATCCTTCCAGAGCCGGACGTAGTTCTCAAGGCCGACGAAGCGAACCTCCCGCCCCACCGAGCGAGCGGTCATGCTGATGTAGACGGCACGGAGGAATGGCCAGGCGATGAAGGTCAGCAACAGGATCACGATCGGTGCGAGAAACGGCAACGCGATACGCCAGTCGCGGCCCAACACGCGCCGCAATCGGACATCCAGCCGGTGAGAAAGCCCGGACGGTGGTAGTGTCTCAACTCTCCCTGTCATAAACCTCCCCCATCAAGAACCGCCCATCTCCGGAAAGAGCGCACGCGACCATGCGTCGTCAACGCGCCGCTCCCACCGCGAGCGCATCCTCCGCCGATGAGCACCAGGGCCGGTTGCCCATCCAAGAGATGGGAGGCCCGACCATGCGGCCAGGCCTCCCAGGACACCCCGACGTGCTTACTTGAAGACCTGCATCTCCTCGGCGATCTGGGCCATCCGATCCTCCGCCTGCTTGACCGCGTCGGCAGGGCTCACCCCCTGGGTGATCGTCTGCGCCATCATGTCGGTCAGGATCGTCTGCGCCGCGATAGCGTCGAAGAAGGGGCTGGGATCGGCCGGCCAGGAGAGGCCCGGATAGTCGCCCAACGCCGACTCGCCCATGCGCGCCAGGTTGGGATCCTCCGCGAAGGCCTTCTTGACCTCCTCCATCTCATAGTATCCCTTGTAGGAGGGGAGGAAGAGCCCGGCGGAGATGAGGGAGATGGGCAGGAAGATGTCCGGCCGGATCATGTAGAGCGCCAGCTCCTTGGCCAGGTCGATGTGCTTGGCCCCCTTGGGGATGTTGAACTGGCCACCGCTGGAACCAGACAGCCGCTTGCCCAACGGGCCGATGGCCTCCTTGAGCACCACGGTCTTCTCAAAGACCGGGTTCTTGTCGGCCTTGGCCTTGGCGTACACGCTGGCCGCGTTGTGGGTATAGGCGATGTTCCCGGCCAGGTAGGCCTCGTTGTTGCTGGAGTCCGTCCAGCTCATGATGCCAGGCGGCAACATGGGAGCCCACTTGTCAGCCGTGTAGATCTCCGTCATCCACTCCACGGCGGCCACGGTCTCCGGCGAGTTGAAGGTCAGCTTCGTCATCTCCTTGTCGGTGATATGGCCACCCCAGTTATGGATCACCGCGGAGACGAAGCCGCTGCCATCACCGCTGCGGTTGACCGTGAGGCCCCAGCCA
Encoded proteins:
- a CDS encoding VCBS repeat-containing protein — translated: MKSALPLRMVLMAAIVLLLVGQPAAQAGVKGAPALAPAAGSDDFDSATVITSLPFTDTMDTTGATTAGDDPILPCGPRDPGENTVWWQFTASADGVLVADTEGSDYDTVLAVWTGTRGALTNVACDDDSGTGLLSRTAFWVTSGTTYYIEVADYGSGTDGVLIAAASDQARSLHAKAPQSIQAGGNLTLHVDFRALGHPISFGSCNVIGHVSGYVYSVAAADLDQDGRLDVVSGDGGGQVVAWQNDGSPFAGEWFSNTVGTLGDYVRTVAIGDLDGDGQPDVVSVTTIR
- a CDS encoding ABC transporter permease subunit, with translation MTGRVETLPPSGLSHRLDVRLRRVLGRDWRIALPFLAPIVILLLTFIAWPFLRAVYISMTARSVGREVRFVGLENYVRLWKDPFFRQAVHNTFVFTGGAIFLKFVAGLCAALLLNAQQRFRNVLTGMVLLPWVIPSVVQALSWKSIYDPLFGGLNPIFQMLGLIDKPLSWLADPKLAMPCVILVNVWAGIPFFTVNFLAGLQAIDRELYEAAEVDGANAWDRFVNITLPGLRYVIAVTTLLSTIWTFNNFETIYLLTSGGPGGATRVYSIMAYELAIRGLRFGPGTAVAFSLTPVLAFLILLLSRYMRRDVAAEELGITWQDRVIDSIGWLIGTIGRIVALPIALAVRGISALARVWGAGTQPRSLRQTRRWGAVGRGIAMVLLLTFILFPFYWIVITAFKTELQIGQRTSIFWPRPWSTEQFQRLFYEEPFLVWFKNSVIVTLSTTVLSVTFSGLGAYALARLRFRGAEAMTTILLITYLLPGALMFIPLYKILTELHLINTLQALIATYPTFMMPFATWLLMGYYRSIPEDLEHAAMVDGATRLQAFIRVTLPLTAPALLAVTLFSFTSAWKEFLFAFVFITSERLMTLPVGMAQAIYGDIYPWGMLMAASLLISLPVVIFYIYGQRFMIAGLTAGSVKG
- a CDS encoding extracellular solute-binding protein, whose product is MSKRNVFQSRVSRREMLRWMGIGVASTAVLSACAPPAAQPPAEAPAEEEKPAPAEERVKMTVLHRREYFKEMETLFEEAVMNWAKENNIDMEVSTVGAEAFQDFVAKMVAAVEAGNPPDLVYHIRLVQQLYFMNALEPVSDAVAEAEKMYGEAPYLQRLLNFIDGDWWGIPYMVHGGGQFARKDVFEANGIDPDSMETYDQRREGCLAVSKPEEEMYGWGLTVNRSGDGSGFVSAVIHNWGGHITDKEMTKLTFNSPETVAAVEWMTEIYTADKWAPMLPPGIMSWTDSSNNEAYLAGNIAYTHNAASVYAKAKADKNPVFEKTVVLKEAIGPLGKRLSGSSGGQFNIPKGAKHIDLAKELALYMIRPDIFLPISLISAGLFLPSYKGYYEMEEVKKAFAEDPNLARMGESALGDYPGLSWPADPSPFFDAIAAQTILTDMMAQTITQGVSPADAVKQAEDRMAQIAEEMQVFK